The Lactuca sativa cultivar Salinas chromosome 2, Lsat_Salinas_v11, whole genome shotgun sequence genome includes a window with the following:
- the LOC111906242 gene encoding uncharacterized protein LOC111906242: MERDQKKRSRAVDGGSGGGGHRKKEKEAKGKIVEIDSVVVPPPTEDEVDEFFAILRRMREAVKYFEKGNGGNKLSDPSREPDDGLASVNKGTNVALLDLNTVPDERE, from the coding sequence ATGGAGAGAGATCAGAAGAAGCGGAGCAGGGCGGTGGATGGCGGTAGCGGAGGAGGTGGACATCGGAAGAAAGAAAAGGAAGCCAAGGGGAAGATTGTAGAGATCGATTCGGTGGTGGTGCCTCCTCCGACGGAAGATGAGGTGGATGAATTTTTTGCTATTCTGCGACGGATGCGAGAGGCGGTGAAGTACTTCGAGAAAGGTAACGGTGGGAATAAATTATCGGATCCATCACGAGAACCTGATGATGGTTTAGCTTCTGTGAACAAAGGAACCAACGTGGCACTCTTGGATCTGAATACTGTTCCTGACGAGAGAGAATAG